The DNA region CCGGCCTCGCCTACGGCGCGATGGGGGACAGCGTCGAGGATCTTCTCGGCGACAGCGAGTTCGCCGTCGACGCGATGGCCGGCGGCGCGACCTCGGACCTGGTCGACGGCTTCTACTCGACCGCCGCGGTCATCCTGGCGCTGATCGGCGCCGGTTTCGCCATCTCGTCCGCGATCCGCCCACGGGCCGAGGAGAGCGCCCAGCACCTGGAGGCGCTGCTGGCCACCGGCCTGGATCGCTCCCGCTGGTTGGCCGGACACGTGGCGGTCACCGTGCTCGGGACCGTCGCGGTGCTGACGGGCGGCGGCCTCGGGATGGGCGCCGGCTATGCGGTGACCACCGGGGACGGCGCCGCCGTGCTCCGCTACACCGGCCCGACACTGCTGCAGGTCGCACCGGTGCTGGTGCTGTCCGGTCTCGCCCGCCTCCTGTACGGCCTGCGGCCCCGCCTGGTGACCGCGGCCTGGGCGGGTCTCGCCTTCGCCGTGGTCGTGCTGATGTTCGGTGAGGTGCTGCAGTTCCCCGAGTGGCTGCAGGACGTGTCTCCGTTCCACCACCTCCCGCTGGTGCCTGCCGAGGATGCCGACCCGCTCCCGGTGCTGGTGGTGGGACTGGTCGCCGCCGGGCTCTCCGCGGCGGGGCAAATGGCGTTCCGCCGGCGCGACATCGGCTAGTTTCAGGCGGTATGTGGCAGCCGGAGCCCCACTGGGTGGCCCTCCCGGGTGGTTCCGGCACGTCCACGGTCGGTGTCTGGCGCACCGCCGTCGGCGGCGAACCGCTGGTGGTGAAGCGGCTGGCCGCACCCACCGACGGCGACCCCGGCGAGCTCTCCGACCCGGCGCACGGCGGCTACTGGCGGCGGGAGGCGGACGTCCTGCTGACCGGTGTGGTCTCGGCGACGGTCGGGCTGCGCGCGGCGCCGGCCGAGATCGAGGAGGACGCCGACGGGATCACCATCACCCGCGCCTGGATCGAGGACGACGCCACCAGTGGGCTGTTCCTCGCGCTCGCGCTCGGGCGCTTCGCCGGCGCCGACCTGCCACGACCTCGGTTCCTGGCGCGACACCTGCTGGGCGACCGGATGGCCCGGGTGGAGCGCCACGGTGGGTGGCCCACGCTGGCCCGCACCACCGTGGCCGACGTCGCGGACCACCTGTGGCGGCGTCGTACCGGGTTCCTGGAGGGGCTCGACGCCCTGCCGCAGGTGCCGCAGCACGGGGATCCCACCGCGTCCAACCTGCCCGGTCGAGCCGGGGACGACGCGGTGGCGATCGACTGGGGCACGCTGGGCCTGGGCCCGGTCGGGGGCGACCTGGGCTTCCTCTCGCTCTCCGCGCGGGAGGAGTTCGAACCCCTGCTGGACGCCTACCTGCTCGGGCTCGGGCGGGGTGTCGCCGACCGCGACCAGGTGATCGCCGGGGCGCGGGTGGTCGCGGTGCTGACGGCGCTCAACCGCGCCGAGTGGGCGCTGGCCAGGGTGGCTGGTGGCGAGGGCGCACTGGCCTCGAAGTACCGCCACCCCGCGGTGGCGCCGCACCTGCGCACGCTGCAGCGCACGTTCCCGCTGATCGAGGCGCTGCTCGACGCCTGATCCTCAGACCCGGGGCACGTCGAAGGTGTCGCAGGACTCGGGCGAGCCGGTGCGATAGCCCTCCTGGAACCAACGGGCCCGTTGCTCCGAGGACCCGTGCGTCCAGGACTCCTCGGTGACCTGACCCTGCGTCCGGCGCTGGATCGCGTCGTCCCCGACCGCCGCGGCGGCGTCCTGGGCCAGCTGGACCTCCTCGGCGGAGACCGGTTCGGCGAAGAGCGGCTCGCCGGCGGCGTCGGTGGAGCCGTCGGCGTTGGCCGTCCACGCTCCCGCGAAACAGTCCGCCTGCAGCTCCAACCGGACGCCGAGACTCTGCGGGCCGGTCTGCTGGTCCCTCACCCGTGCCATGTCGCCGATCAGGTTGGAGATGTGGTGGCCGTACTCGTGGGCGAGCACGTACCACTCGACGAAGTCACCGTCGGGACCCCCGAGCTCGCGTTCCAGGACCTCGTCGAAGAAGGTCGTGTCGAGGTAGATCGACTCGTCGGCCGGGCAGTAGAACGGGCCGACGGCCGAGGTGGCGGTGCCGCACGCGGTGGCGACCTGTCCGGTGAAGGTGACCAGCGCGTCGATGGGCCGGAAGGAGGCGCCGAGCGCATCGGCCCAGTAGTCGGTGAGCGAGTTCTCCACCGCGACCCGTGCGCAGTCGTGACTCTCGTTGGCGTCCGCACCCGTCTCGCACCCGGCGTACCGGTCGGTGCCCTGCTGGGCGTCGCTGACCCGGGTGGCCGACAGCGGGCCGCTGTCGGTGTCCCCGTCGCCGCCGATCGCCTGCAGCACCACGTAGAGCAGCACGGCGACCACGACCGCACCGACGCCGCCGACGGCGACGCCGCCCGGCACCGGGCGCCGTGCACCCGAGCCGGCCGAGCGGCCCGCACCGGCCGAGCCACCGCGGCGTCCGACGTCGCGGATGCGCGAGGTGTCCAGCCGGGCTTTCGGGTTGAAGCGGACCACGGTGCAGAGCCTAGGTCAGCCGCCGTCCGGCAGCGTCCGGCGGAACGCCGCGAATGCGGGTCGCCGGCCCGGTGCATGGGAGAATCGGCAGGTCATGATCACGGTGCACCAGGTCGAGGTTCGGGTCGGTGCGCGGCTCCTCATGGAGAACGTCAGCTTCCGGGTGGGTCCCGGTGACAAGGTCGGTCTGGTCGGGCGCAACGGCGCCGGCAAGACCACCCTCACCAAGGTGCTCGCCGGCGACGTACTACCCGCGTCCGGCACAGTCAGCAACAACGGGGAGATCGGCTACCTGCCGCAGGACCCCCGCGTGGGCGACCCCGAGATCCTGGTCCGCGACCGGATCCTCTCCGCTCGCGGCCTCGACGACGCGGTACGACGGATGCGGGCCGCCGAGATCGCGATGGGCTCGGAGAACCCGAACGAGCGCGACAAGGCGTTCCGTCGGTTCCAGCGTGCGCAGGACGAGCTCGACGCCGGTGGCGGCTACGCGGCCGAGACCGAGGCGCTGCAGATCGCCCAGAGCCTGGGCATCCCCGACCGCCTGATGGATCAGCCGCTCGGCACGCTCTCCGGTGGTCAGCGGCGGCGCGTGGAGCTGGCCCGGATCCTGTTCTCGAGCGCCGAGGTGCTGATCCTCGACGAGCCGACCAACCACCTCGATGCGGACTCGATCAACTGGCTGCGGGACTGGATGAAGTCCTACAAGGGCGGGTTCATCGTGATCTCGCACGACAACGACCTGCTCGAGGAGACCGTCAACAAGGTCTTCCACCTCGATGCCAACCGGGCCGTCATCGACGTCTACAACATGGGCTGGAAGAACTACCTCTCCCAGCGGGAGACGGACGAGGCCCGCCGCAAACGTGAGCTGATGAACGCCCAGAACAAGGCGAAGACGCTCACCGACCAGGCCAACAAGATGCGTGCCAAGGCCACCAAGGCCAGCGCCGCCCAGCAGATGCTCAAGCGGGCCGAGCGGCTGCTCGAGGGCGTCGAGGGGGAGCGCCAGGCGGACAAGGTCGCGGCGATCAAGTTCCCCACGCCGGCCTCGTGCGGCAAGACGCCGCTCACCGCCCGTGACCTGTCGAAGTCCTACGGCGCGCTCGAGGTGTTCACCGCGGTCGACCTCGCGATCGACAAGGGTTCCCGGGTGGTGATCCTCGGGCTCAACGGTGCCGGGAAGACCACCCTGCTGCGGATCCTCGCCGGTGTGGACGCGCCGGACACCGGGATGGTCGTGCCCGGTCACGGGCTGAAGACCGGCTACTACGCCCAGGAGCACGAGACCCTCGACGTCGGCCGGACGGTGCTGGAGAACATGCAGTCCTCCGCGCCGTCGCTCACCGACACCGAGGCACGATCGGTGCTCGGCTCCTTCCTCTTCTCCGGCGACGACGTGCACAAGCCGGCCGGCGTGCTCTCCGGTGGCGAGAAGACCCGGCTGGCGCTCGCCTCGCTGGTGGTCTCCGCAGCCAACGTGCTGCTGCTCGACGAGCCGACCAACAACCTCGATCCCGCCTCGCGGGAGGAGGTGCTCAACGCGATCCGGCGCTACGAGGGCGCGATCATCATGGTCACCCACGACGAGGGAGCCGTGCACGCGCTGGAGCCGGACCGGGTGCTGATCCTCCCCGACGGGGTCGAGGACCACTGGAACGAGGAGTACGCCGACCTCGTGGCGCTGGCCTGAGCCGAGAATCGGTGAATCCAGGCTGAGCGGGAGCGCGGGCTGTCGTCAGCCCGCGCTCGACGCGACCAGCGCCACGCTCGCGGCTACTCGGTGGAGATCGCCTCCAAGACGTTGAGCCGGGAGGCCCGGATCGCCGGGATCACCGCGGCCAGCACGCCCACGATCACGGCGATCACCAGGAAGACCACCAGCTGCGTCAGCGGCAGGCCGAGGCTGGTCAGGTCCTCCTTCAGCGACTCGCGCAGCAGCACGCCGATCACCAGGCCGAGCGCCATCCCGAGGACCGCGCCGAGCACCGCGATCGCCACCGACTCCAGGGTGATCATCCGGCGGACCTTGGGCCGGTTCATGCCGATCGCACGCAGCAGCCCGATCTCGCGGGTCCGTTCGATCACGCTGAGCCCCAGCGTGTTGATGATGCCGATCACGGCGATCACGATGGCGAGCGCCAGCAGGCCGTAGATCATGAACAGGAGCTGGTTGACCTGGTCGCGGATCGAGTCGGCGAACTCCTCCTTGTCGTAGACCGCCACGGTCGGCGTTGCCGCGGCGGCCTCGTCCAGCTGCTCACCGACCGCGCCCAGGTCGGCGCCGTCCGCGGCCAGGATGCTGATCGAGTTGTCCTGACGCTGGATCCCCGCCTCGACCAGCGCGTCGAGGGAGACGTTGACCGCCGAGACCGCCTCGCTCGGCTCGATGATGCCGCCGACCCGCAGCTCGAGGGTCTTCCCGCCGGGCAGCGCCAGGGAGAGCGGTGAGCCGACCTCGAGGTCGTGCTCGGTGGCGAAGTCGTCGCTCACCACCGCGTCGTCCCCGCTGACCACGGCGGACCCGTCCACCTCGTCGAGGTCGTAGATCCGGTCGAACTCGTCGTCGAGGCCGGAGACGAAGAGCGCGTCGCCGTCGTACTGGGTGCCGACCCACTGCTGTCGGCTGACCACGTCCACGCCGTCGACGGCGGCGAGGTCGTCGCCGACCTCGGTGGTGAAGGGGGTGAAGGTGGTGTTCTGCACCAGGAAGTCCGCGGTGAACTCCTCGTCGACGACGTCGTCCAGGGAGGTGTTCAGCGACGCCGCCAGGACGCCGATGGTGGAGACCAGCGCCATCCCGATCATCAGCGCGGACGCGGTCGCACCGGTACGACGAGGGTCGCGCAGCGCGTTCTCGCCGGCCAGCCGCCCGGTGGTGCCGAAGAGGCGACCGAAGACGGCACGGCAGGCCACCAGCACCGGGTGTCCGACCACGGAGGCGATCACGGCGACGGTGAGGATCCAGATGACGGCTCCCACGCCGATCCAGGCGGCGTCGGAGCCGGGCGCGCCGATCACCCCGGCCGCGGCGACGGCCGCGCCGATCACCAGCAGCACCGTGGCGATCAGGACCCGGCGCCGCAGCGACCCGCGCTCCGGCGTGATGTCGGCGCGCATCGCGGCCACCGGCGGCACCTGCCCGGCCCGGCGCGCCGGCAGGTAGGCCGCGACCATGGTCACCAGGATGCCGACCACATAGCTGGTGACGACCGCGCCGACGTCGAGGGTCAGCGCCTCGCCGGCGATGTCGAGGCCGACGCTGCGGAAGACGGCGGCGAGGCCGCGGGCCAGCAGCAGGCCGAGCGCGATCCCGACGGTCGAGGCGATCACCGAGAGCACGAACGCCTCGAGCAGGACCGAGCGGACCACCTGGCGGCGGGAGGCGCCGAGCGCGCGGAGCAGGGCGAGCTCGCGACTGCGTTGGGCGACCAGGATGCTGAAGGTGTTGACGATGATGAAGCCGCCGACGATGACCGCGATGATCGCGAAGACCAGCAGGAAGGTGGAGATCACGTCGAGGAACTGGCCGATCGCGTCCTGGGACTCCTCGGCCACCGCGTCCCCGGTCACCGCCTCGAACCCGTCGGGTGCGACCGCCGCGGCCGCGTCGGCGAGCTCGGTCTGGCTGACGCCGGGGGCAGCGGTCAGGGTGACCTGGTTGAACACGTCCTCGCCGCCGAGGAAGATCTGCTGCGCACCCTCGGTGTCGAAGATCAGCAGGGTGGCGCCGGCGGTCCCGCCCCCGTTGAACTCCGCGATGCCGGTCAGGGTGGCGGTGCGCTCGGGCTCGCCGAACGGCACCAGCAGGCCGACCTCGTCGCCGATCTGGTAGCCGCCGTTGTCCGCGGCGGCCTCGTCCATCACGATCTGGTCCGGTGCGGTGGGCCAGTCGCCGTCGAGCAGCTGCAGGATCGTGTCGCCCTCCATGTTCGGGGCGTCGTGGTAGTTGAAGGCGAGGGTGGGTGCGCCGGTGCCGCCCACCACGGTGCCGTCCTCGGCGAGCAGGCTCATGCCGAAACCCACGACGTCACCGTCGGCCCGCTCGACCTCCGGGAGCGCGGCCAGGTCCGCGATCTGGTCCGGGGTGACCACCGCGTCGGTGGCCGCCGGGGCCGCGTCGAAGGACCCGGAGTCTTCGGCGCGCACGACGCCGTCGGGCGTCGAGCCGTAGATGATGCCGTCGAAGGTGGAGGAGAGGCCGTTGCTGAAGACCAGCACCCCGGAGAGGAAGGCGACACCGAGCACGATCGCCAGGCCGCTCATCAGCAGCCGGATCTTGCGCGCGAACAGGTTGCGCAGGGTGAGCTTGATCATCGCCGGCCTCAGGCCTCGCCGTTGCCCGTGCCGCCACCGGTGCCCGCGTCGGTGGCGGGTGCGGCTCCGGCGGCGGCAAGGGTCTGCAGGGCGGTCATGTGCTCGAGGATCTGGTCCCGGTCGGGGTTGCGGAACTCGTCCACCACGCGGCCGTCGGCGAGGAACACCACCCGGTCGCAGTACGACGCGGCGACGGCGTCGTGGGTGACCATCACGATGGTCTGCCCGAACTCGTCCACGCTGCGCCGCAGGAAGGAGAGCACCTCGGCCCCCGAGGTGCTGTCCAGGTTGCCGGTGGGCTCGTCGGCGAAGACGATCGACGGCTGGCTCACCAACGCCCGGGCACAGGCCACCCGCTGCTGCTGGCCGCCGGACATCTGGTTGGGACGGTGACCCAGCCGGTCGCGCAGACCCACGGTGTCCACCACCGTGTCGAACCATGCCTGGTCGGGCTTCTTCCCGGCCAGGTTGAGCGGGAGCAGGATGTTCTCCTGGGCGGTCAGGGTCGGGATCAGGTTGAACGCCTGGAAGACGAACCCGATCCGCTCCCGGCGCAGCTGCGTGAGCGCCTTGTCCTTGAGCTGGCTCAGCGCCGTACCGTCGACCTCCACCTCGCCCGCGGTGG from Nocardioides sambongensis includes:
- a CDS encoding ABC transporter permease is translated as MIKLTLRNLFARKIRLLMSGLAIVLGVAFLSGVLVFSNGLSSTFDGIIYGSTPDGVVRAEDSGSFDAAPAATDAVVTPDQIADLAALPEVERADGDVVGFGMSLLAEDGTVVGGTGAPTLAFNYHDAPNMEGDTILQLLDGDWPTAPDQIVMDEAAADNGGYQIGDEVGLLVPFGEPERTATLTGIAEFNGGGTAGATLLIFDTEGAQQIFLGGEDVFNQVTLTAAPGVSQTELADAAAAVAPDGFEAVTGDAVAEESQDAIGQFLDVISTFLLVFAIIAVIVGGFIIVNTFSILVAQRSRELALLRALGASRRQVVRSVLLEAFVLSVIASTVGIALGLLLARGLAAVFRSVGLDIAGEALTLDVGAVVTSYVVGILVTMVAAYLPARRAGQVPPVAAMRADITPERGSLRRRVLIATVLLVIGAAVAAAGVIGAPGSDAAWIGVGAVIWILTVAVIASVVGHPVLVACRAVFGRLFGTTGRLAGENALRDPRRTGATASALMIGMALVSTIGVLAASLNTSLDDVVDEEFTADFLVQNTTFTPFTTEVGDDLAAVDGVDVVSRQQWVGTQYDGDALFVSGLDDEFDRIYDLDEVDGSAVVSGDDAVVSDDFATEHDLEVGSPLSLALPGGKTLELRVGGIIEPSEAVSAVNVSLDALVEAGIQRQDNSISILAADGADLGAVGEQLDEAAAATPTVAVYDKEEFADSIRDQVNQLLFMIYGLLALAIVIAVIGIINTLGLSVIERTREIGLLRAIGMNRPKVRRMITLESVAIAVLGAVLGMALGLVIGVLLRESLKEDLTSLGLPLTQLVVFLVIAVIVGVLAAVIPAIRASRLNVLEAISTE
- a CDS encoding ABC transporter ATP-binding protein; translated protein: MTSAPASPPAVAARAVDLRKTYGTGGATVHALDGVTLDLEAGQFTAIMGPSGSGKSTLMHCLAALDTPTAGEVEVDGTALSQLKDKALTQLRRERIGFVFQAFNLIPTLTAQENILLPLNLAGKKPDQAWFDTVVDTVGLRDRLGHRPNQMSGGQQQRVACARALVSQPSIVFADEPTGNLDSTSGAEVLSFLRRSVDEFGQTIVMVTHDAVAASYCDRVVFLADGRVVDEFRNPDRDQILEHMTALQTLAAAGAAPATDAGTGGGTGNGEA
- the ypfJ gene encoding KPN_02809 family neutral zinc metallopeptidase — protein: MVRFNPKARLDTSRIRDVGRRGGSAGAGRSAGSGARRPVPGGVAVGGVGAVVVAVLLYVVLQAIGGDGDTDSGPLSATRVSDAQQGTDRYAGCETGADANESHDCARVAVENSLTDYWADALGASFRPIDALVTFTGQVATACGTATSAVGPFYCPADESIYLDTTFFDEVLERELGGPDGDFVEWYVLAHEYGHHISNLIGDMARVRDQQTGPQSLGVRLELQADCFAGAWTANADGSTDAAGEPLFAEPVSAEEVQLAQDAAAAVGDDAIQRRTQGQVTEESWTHGSSEQRARWFQEGYRTGSPESCDTFDVPRV
- a CDS encoding ABC-F family ATP-binding cassette domain-containing protein codes for the protein MITVHQVEVRVGARLLMENVSFRVGPGDKVGLVGRNGAGKTTLTKVLAGDVLPASGTVSNNGEIGYLPQDPRVGDPEILVRDRILSARGLDDAVRRMRAAEIAMGSENPNERDKAFRRFQRAQDELDAGGGYAAETEALQIAQSLGIPDRLMDQPLGTLSGGQRRRVELARILFSSAEVLILDEPTNHLDADSINWLRDWMKSYKGGFIVISHDNDLLEETVNKVFHLDANRAVIDVYNMGWKNYLSQRETDEARRKRELMNAQNKAKTLTDQANKMRAKATKASAAQQMLKRAERLLEGVEGERQADKVAAIKFPTPASCGKTPLTARDLSKSYGALEVFTAVDLAIDKGSRVVILGLNGAGKTTLLRILAGVDAPDTGMVVPGHGLKTGYYAQEHETLDVGRTVLENMQSSAPSLTDTEARSVLGSFLFSGDDVHKPAGVLSGGEKTRLALASLVVSAANVLLLDEPTNNLDPASREEVLNAIRRYEGAIIMVTHDEGAVHALEPDRVLILPDGVEDHWNEEYADLVALA
- a CDS encoding phosphotransferase, which gives rise to MWQPEPHWVALPGGSGTSTVGVWRTAVGGEPLVVKRLAAPTDGDPGELSDPAHGGYWRREADVLLTGVVSATVGLRAAPAEIEEDADGITITRAWIEDDATSGLFLALALGRFAGADLPRPRFLARHLLGDRMARVERHGGWPTLARTTVADVADHLWRRRTGFLEGLDALPQVPQHGDPTASNLPGRAGDDAVAIDWGTLGLGPVGGDLGFLSLSAREEFEPLLDAYLLGLGRGVADRDQVIAGARVVAVLTALNRAEWALARVAGGEGALASKYRHPAVAPHLRTLQRTFPLIEALLDA